One stretch of Flavobacterium sp. 9 DNA includes these proteins:
- a CDS encoding DUF4983 domain-containing protein, translated as MKKIFRLSYITILASALLVTSCTNEPTPASDESSVNTKTILKTGKSALSGGTKKLLIIGIDGCRGDALMGANTPNVHALLPNSVYSLDALTEAPTWSGNGWSTMLSGVTHLKHGVTDNSFSTPNFGTYPSFLKRLETYNTALRTMSIVHWAPINTYIVDGIDVEKTLTTDLAVKNEVVTALTNDNPDALFMHFDDVDHAGHSYGFSLNVSQYKAAIETTDGYIGEILTALKNRPNYANEDWLVIVAPDHGGIVTGSTGSHGGTSYEERNIFTIFNNKNFTSTKIEKPVDPTTSITGKFATFNSNSIYASTNNALYNFGNSSFTVECRVKTSGYSSDPSLVSNKNWVSGKNRGFVICANTGGTWKVNIGDTQNRVDISGGSINDGKWHHLTMIVDRTAKLIKTYQDGAFVGQAAIVSTFGSLTSGLPFAVGQDGTLTYGANVNGNIAEVRVWNKALSEASILNYTCSSVTSSHPDYANLIGYWKGDNGSGNSFTDSSAQQINLAFPNTPTWTTSTATLKCGTATGVVPKMVDIAYSSLLWFGVPINSAWSLDGRSWLPAGN; from the coding sequence ATGAAAAAGATTTTTAGATTAAGTTACATTACAATTCTTGCAAGTGCACTTTTAGTGACTTCCTGTACCAATGAACCAACGCCTGCGAGCGATGAAAGTTCAGTAAATACAAAAACTATTTTAAAAACAGGCAAATCTGCTTTAAGCGGCGGTACTAAAAAGCTGCTTATTATAGGAATCGATGGCTGTCGAGGAGACGCTTTGATGGGCGCAAACACACCAAATGTTCATGCTTTATTGCCAAATTCGGTTTATAGTTTAGATGCTTTAACTGAAGCACCAACCTGGAGTGGAAACGGTTGGTCGACAATGCTTAGCGGTGTAACTCATTTGAAACACGGTGTTACAGACAATTCATTTTCAACGCCAAATTTTGGAACTTATCCAAGCTTTTTAAAACGTCTTGAAACATATAATACTGCTTTAAGAACAATGTCAATCGTACATTGGGCGCCAATCAATACTTATATTGTTGACGGAATTGACGTAGAAAAAACGTTAACTACAGATTTAGCCGTTAAAAATGAAGTCGTAACGGCATTAACAAACGACAATCCAGATGCTTTATTTATGCATTTTGATGACGTAGATCACGCGGGTCACAGCTACGGATTTTCGCTTAATGTGTCACAATATAAAGCTGCAATCGAAACTACAGACGGTTATATTGGCGAAATCTTAACCGCATTAAAAAACAGACCAAATTATGCTAATGAAGATTGGTTGGTAATTGTAGCGCCGGATCATGGCGGAATCGTTACAGGTTCTACAGGATCGCACGGAGGAACATCTTATGAAGAAAGAAATATTTTTACAATTTTCAATAATAAGAATTTCACTTCGACTAAAATCGAAAAACCGGTTGATCCTACAACATCAATCACTGGTAAATTTGCGACTTTTAATTCGAATAGTATTTATGCTTCGACAAATAATGCTTTATACAATTTTGGAAATTCAAGTTTTACAGTTGAATGTAGAGTAAAAACTTCTGGTTATTCAAGCGATCCATCATTGGTTTCAAACAAAAATTGGGTAAGTGGTAAAAATCGCGGATTTGTGATTTGTGCTAATACTGGCGGAACATGGAAAGTAAATATTGGCGATACTCAAAATCGTGTTGATATTTCAGGAGGTTCAATCAACGACGGAAAATGGCATCATTTGACAATGATAGTTGATCGCACGGCAAAGTTGATAAAAACGTATCAAGATGGCGCTTTTGTGGGACAAGCAGCAATTGTTAGCACTTTTGGAAGTTTGACTTCTGGTTTGCCTTTTGCAGTTGGACAAGACGGAACTTTGACTTATGGCGCAAATGTAAACGGTAATATCGCTGAAGTTCGCGTATGGAATAAAGCTTTGTCTGAGGCTTCAATTTTGAATTATACATGTTCATCTGTAACAAGTTCTCATCCTGATTACGCAAATCTTATTGGATATTGGAAAGGCGATAACGGATCAGGAAATTCTTTTACAGATTCAAGTGCGCAACAAATTAATCTTGCTTTTCCAAATACACCAACATGGACAACAAGTACAGCTACTTTAAAATGCGGAACAGCAACTGGAGTAGTTCCTAAAATGGTAGATATCGCATATTCTTCGCTGTTATGGTTTGGAGTGCCAATTAATTCGGCTTGGTCGCTGGATGGGCGCTCTTGGCTTCCGGCAGGAAATTAA
- a CDS encoding phosphonatase-like hydrolase: MKINEIEMVVFDMAGTTINEQNIVYKSLHKSINKFGIDVSLELVLSLGAGKEKHQAIKDILKHINITDANKSEEIFEYFKETLDQEYLTAKVLPIEGVENVLQNLKKDGVKVVLNTGYSSHVANTLLEKLNWKKDHQFDALITADDVELGRPFPDMIHKAMQLFEIKDASKVLKAGDSAIDIEEGKNAKCGITIGVLSGAQTRSQLEEAKPDYILDSLASLDSIMN, from the coding sequence ATGAAAATTAATGAAATTGAAATGGTTGTTTTTGACATGGCCGGAACAACAATAAATGAACAAAATATAGTCTATAAATCACTACATAAATCCATCAATAAATTCGGAATTGATGTTTCTCTTGAATTGGTGCTTTCGTTAGGAGCAGGAAAAGAAAAACATCAGGCGATAAAAGATATTTTAAAGCATATCAATATTACAGACGCCAATAAATCGGAGGAAATATTTGAATATTTTAAAGAAACATTAGACCAAGAATACCTTACAGCTAAAGTTTTGCCTATTGAAGGCGTAGAAAATGTGCTTCAAAATCTTAAAAAAGATGGCGTAAAAGTAGTTTTAAATACTGGTTATAGCAGCCATGTTGCAAATACTTTATTAGAAAAACTAAACTGGAAAAAAGACCATCAGTTTGATGCATTAATCACGGCAGATGATGTAGAATTAGGACGCCCTTTTCCGGATATGATACACAAAGCGATGCAATTATTCGAAATCAAAGATGCTTCAAAAGTATTGAAAGCAGGAGATTCAGCAATTGATATCGAAGAAGGTAAAAATGCTAAATGCGGAATTACGATTGGCGTTTTATCCGGAGCACAAACCAGATCACAACTCGAAGAAGCAAAACCGGATTATATCCTGGATTCTCTTGCTTCGTTGGACAGCATTATGAATTAA
- a CDS encoding TIGR03364 family FAD-dependent oxidoreductase, producing the protein MKEKYDLIIVGSGVLGTFHAYHALLKGMSVAILEKNSKPEGATVRNFGQVVPSGMDRKWQNFGKESLKIYKDIQSQFDINLRQNGTVYLASNEEEMQLIEELHQINIANDYESNLLTKEQCLAKYAGLRSDYCTGGLFFPQEVTVEPATMIHKLHQYMTANLGLDLYMNTTVLNTENRNNEVIATTSGGLEYKASKMIICNGSDFKILYPEIYNNSDLVVSKLQMLQTKPQNNYKLDGSILTGLTIRRYESFEECKSYAGIKAKENPDSFEKRYGVHILFKQALDGSVILGDSHEYAAAKDIDSLGFDLNMDIDNFMIEEAKKIIDLPTYEIQNRWSGMYSQCKTKDIFEHTVGENIHIITGIGGKGMTGSAGFAKHNIDKIFNA; encoded by the coding sequence ATGAAAGAGAAATATGATTTAATAATCGTTGGTTCAGGCGTTTTAGGTACATTTCATGCCTATCATGCTTTACTAAAAGGAATGTCAGTTGCCATTCTGGAAAAAAACAGCAAACCCGAAGGCGCAACAGTTAGAAATTTTGGTCAGGTTGTACCTTCCGGAATGGACAGAAAGTGGCAAAACTTCGGAAAAGAAAGTTTAAAGATTTATAAAGATATTCAGTCACAATTTGATATTAATCTTCGTCAAAACGGAACGGTATATTTAGCTTCAAATGAAGAAGAAATGCAATTAATTGAAGAATTGCATCAAATAAATATAGCAAATGATTACGAATCAAATTTGTTGACCAAAGAACAATGTTTGGCAAAATACGCCGGATTACGTTCTGATTATTGTACGGGAGGATTATTTTTTCCGCAAGAAGTAACCGTTGAACCTGCAACAATGATTCATAAACTGCATCAATATATGACCGCAAATTTAGGTCTGGATTTATATATGAATACCACGGTTTTGAATACCGAAAACAGAAACAATGAAGTAATTGCAACAACTTCAGGAGGATTAGAATACAAAGCTTCGAAAATGATTATTTGTAACGGAAGTGATTTCAAAATACTATATCCTGAAATTTATAACAACAGCGATTTAGTAGTTTCAAAACTTCAGATGCTGCAAACAAAACCTCAGAATAATTACAAATTAGATGGTTCTATTCTGACCGGATTAACGATTAGAAGATACGAATCTTTTGAAGAATGTAAATCGTACGCAGGAATCAAAGCAAAGGAAAATCCGGATAGTTTTGAGAAAAGATACGGCGTTCATATTTTATTCAAACAAGCTTTGGACGGATCTGTAATTCTTGGAGATTCTCACGAATATGCTGCTGCAAAAGATATAGATTCTCTAGGATTTGATTTGAATATGGACATCGATAATTTCATGATTGAAGAAGCCAAAAAGATCATCGATTTACCAACTTACGAAATCCAAAACAGATGGTCAGGAATGTATTCGCAATGCAAAACCAAAGATATTTTTGAACATACTGTTGGTGAAAATATTCACATCATAACCGGAATAGGAGGAAAGGGAATGACTGGAAGCGCAGGATTTGCGAAACATAACATTGATAAAATTTTTAACGCTTAA
- a CDS encoding DUF5690 family protein yields MSKKASNFRFILKTSIAAFGTYFCMYAFRKPFTVATFDHMSFWGIDYKILLILAQVLGYTLSKFLGIKIISELKSAKRTLYLISFIAISELALLGFALVPAPYNILFLFINGLPLGMIWGIVFSYIEGRKTTELLGVILCSSFIVSSGAAKSVGVFVLTVLGCNEFWMPFVSGLIFIIPLIVFSLFLEKIPNPDSEDLALKSKRKPLSKKERASLFQQFAFPLTAIIIFYAMLTAMREFRDNFARELWDTLGYKESISIYMYSEIPIAISVLVILGFLGSMKNNYKAFKNYHLVLFLGSLLIGATTFLFQKHLISPLPWMMISGFGMYVCYIPFNGLFFDRMIATYKIDGNTGFLIYIADAFGYLGSVLVLFFKNFGDKNISLLSFFTTCIYLLSFVGIITTIMSFNYFKRKFKKTSKISTAPLYT; encoded by the coding sequence ATGTCTAAAAAAGCATCTAATTTCAGGTTTATATTAAAAACATCCATTGCGGCATTTGGTACTTATTTTTGTATGTATGCGTTCCGTAAACCCTTTACTGTAGCGACATTTGACCACATGTCTTTTTGGGGAATTGACTATAAAATCTTGTTGATTCTGGCTCAGGTTTTAGGATATACACTTTCTAAATTTTTAGGAATCAAGATTATATCCGAATTAAAATCGGCAAAGAGAACTTTATATTTAATCAGTTTTATAGCCATTTCTGAGTTAGCTTTATTAGGATTTGCATTAGTTCCGGCGCCATACAATATTCTGTTTTTATTCATAAACGGATTGCCTTTGGGAATGATCTGGGGAATCGTTTTCTCCTATATCGAAGGAAGAAAAACTACCGAATTATTAGGAGTTATTCTCTGTTCGAGTTTTATAGTTTCTTCCGGAGCCGCAAAATCCGTTGGAGTATTTGTCTTGACGGTTTTGGGATGCAATGAGTTTTGGATGCCTTTTGTTTCGGGTTTAATATTTATAATTCCGTTAATCGTATTTTCATTGTTTTTGGAGAAAATCCCAAATCCTGATAGCGAAGATTTAGCTTTAAAATCAAAACGAAAACCACTGAGCAAAAAAGAACGCGCTTCATTATTTCAGCAATTTGCATTTCCGTTAACGGCAATAATTATATTCTATGCAATGCTTACGGCAATGAGAGAATTCAGGGATAATTTTGCCAGAGAATTGTGGGATACATTGGGATATAAAGAAAGTATTTCGATTTATATGTACTCAGAAATTCCTATTGCGATTTCAGTTCTCGTTATTTTAGGGTTTTTAGGAAGCATGAAAAACAACTACAAAGCTTTCAAAAATTATCATTTAGTATTGTTTTTAGGTTCATTACTTATTGGCGCAACAACATTCTTGTTTCAAAAGCATTTAATATCGCCACTTCCGTGGATGATGATCTCGGGATTTGGAATGTACGTTTGCTATATTCCGTTCAACGGTTTGTTTTTTGATCGAATGATTGCCACTTACAAAATAGACGGAAACACAGGATTTTTAATCTACATCGCCGATGCTTTTGGATATTTAGGAAGTGTTTTAGTTTTGTTTTTCAAGAATTTCGGAGACAAGAACATTTCCTTATTAAGCTTTTTTACCACTTGTATTTATCTGTTATCCTTTGTTGGGATAATCACAACTATAATGTCCTTTAATTACTTTAAAAGGAAATTCAAAAAAACATCAAAAATTAGTACAGCACCTTTATACACTTGA
- a CDS encoding TonB-dependent receptor encodes MKTIYKAIFIFSVALFAQNMTAQKATISGTVTDSQSPLPGATIILSNNQKATTDFSGYFTIQDVRSGSLELQIAYIGYETKNIKVEVKDNQHVSLGIIRLETNSKELSEVVVSGMSQRNSEARALNMQKKSMSIVNVIAADGIGKLPDRNAAETVQRMPGVSIERDQGEGRFVSVRGLPPFWSSTTINGNRIPTAEEETTSRATAFDFFPSDLIAYVEATKALTPDMDGDAIGGSVNFTTQTAPTKRTIKASIFSGYNQKSDKGIYSGSLTIGDKSKNGKFGYIINGTYWDRNWATDNYEARRNGDQGVYRLELRDYTGIRKTTGLNAAMEFNPSSRDKIFLKATYGGLSDTETHYKHRIRFDKFNSTTNALTVEQQDIHNELMTQFLGLDLGGKHQLANGTLDWSLASYRNKFKYGNIPNAEDNSYFLIQFNQTGVGVKPEYLNTVPVASGGAGGPRAYWAADGGMLDPNNPKSIFDFYSDPNFKTDPTKMKFSTLELYKISIVERDNIIAAVNYEHNFNESLKLKFGAKLTDKDRIATFRDEYYNWTGSPTPFLSNYGSDLINQPGGTDYMRRETGTNIGNTFGPVLSGNGMNNLYNSAKGSLVLNPTDSQIPELGKGLGRNFNVGETTSSGYAMATYSISDKWTVLGGVRVTNTITQVTGKTVENNVVVDAENTKTYTSVLPMLHVKYTPVENLNLRFATTRTFARPNFGDISPAGSLNTIDGEYAGGNPNLNPTYSWNFDLLGEYFLDEVGVINAGVFYKSITDPIFDDTYQGTINGIPNIEISSPTNGGNAWIGGVEFGITKRFSFLPGFLKYFGTQINATFMNSEMTLGQNTNNPNGRKVSTPYQAKELYNLQLFYETGKLNVRAAFNHKGAYAISFDANAKNTDMNDIYYGKYNSLDFSASYKVGDHFTIFSDVNNVLNEPLMYHFGETPNRPKQVEYYGAKFNLGLKYNL; translated from the coding sequence ATGAAAACAATTTACAAGGCAATTTTTATTTTTTCGGTTGCACTTTTTGCGCAGAACATGACGGCGCAAAAAGCTACCATAAGCGGAACTGTTACCGACTCACAATCTCCACTGCCGGGAGCAACTATTATATTATCTAACAATCAAAAAGCAACAACTGATTTCAGTGGTTATTTTACGATTCAGGATGTTAGATCTGGTAGTTTAGAATTACAAATCGCCTATATAGGATATGAAACAAAAAATATAAAAGTTGAAGTAAAAGACAATCAACATGTTAGTTTAGGAATAATTCGCTTAGAAACCAATTCAAAAGAATTAAGCGAAGTAGTTGTAAGCGGAATGAGTCAAAGAAATAGTGAAGCAAGAGCGCTGAACATGCAAAAAAAATCGATGAGCATTGTAAATGTAATTGCGGCTGACGGAATAGGAAAACTTCCGGATCGTAATGCTGCCGAAACTGTTCAGCGTATGCCTGGAGTTTCTATCGAAAGAGATCAGGGCGAGGGACGTTTCGTTTCGGTAAGAGGTTTACCGCCATTTTGGTCTTCAACAACAATCAACGGAAACAGAATTCCAACTGCCGAAGAAGAAACCACTTCGAGAGCTACAGCATTTGACTTTTTTCCGTCTGATCTTATTGCTTATGTTGAAGCTACAAAAGCACTTACGCCAGATATGGATGGCGATGCAATTGGTGGAAGCGTAAATTTTACGACACAAACAGCTCCAACAAAAAGAACTATTAAAGCAAGTATTTTTAGCGGATACAATCAAAAATCGGATAAAGGAATTTACAGCGGATCACTTACTATTGGTGACAAAAGTAAAAACGGAAAATTTGGATACATTATTAATGGTACTTATTGGGACAGAAACTGGGCAACAGATAATTATGAAGCCAGAAGAAATGGTGACCAGGGAGTTTACAGATTAGAATTAAGAGATTATACGGGAATAAGAAAAACTACGGGATTGAATGCTGCAATGGAATTTAATCCTTCTTCGAGAGATAAAATTTTCCTGAAAGCAACTTACGGAGGACTTTCTGATACTGAAACGCATTATAAACACAGAATCAGATTTGACAAATTCAATAGTACTACAAATGCTTTAACGGTTGAACAACAAGATATTCACAACGAATTGATGACGCAATTTCTTGGTCTTGATTTAGGCGGAAAACATCAATTGGCAAACGGAACTTTAGACTGGAGTCTGGCTTCCTACAGAAACAAATTCAAATACGGAAATATTCCAAATGCAGAAGACAATAGTTATTTTTTAATTCAATTTAATCAAACCGGAGTTGGCGTTAAACCTGAATATTTAAACACAGTTCCTGTTGCATCTGGCGGAGCTGGCGGACCAAGAGCATATTGGGCTGCTGATGGCGGAATGCTTGATCCGAATAATCCAAAATCGATATTTGATTTTTACTCAGATCCAAATTTCAAAACAGATCCAACAAAGATGAAGTTTTCTACTTTGGAATTATACAAAATCAGCATCGTAGAAAGAGACAATATTATTGCTGCGGTAAACTACGAACACAATTTTAATGAAAGTCTGAAATTGAAGTTTGGTGCGAAATTAACAGACAAAGATCGTATCGCAACTTTTAGAGACGAATATTATAATTGGACAGGATCGCCAACGCCATTTTTATCAAACTATGGTTCAGATTTAATCAATCAGCCTGGCGGAACAGATTATATGAGACGTGAAACAGGAACTAATATTGGAAACACTTTTGGTCCGGTTTTATCTGGAAACGGAATGAACAATTTATATAATTCGGCTAAGGGGAGTTTGGTTCTAAATCCAACAGATTCTCAAATTCCTGAATTAGGAAAAGGTTTAGGAAGAAACTTTAATGTTGGTGAAACTACATCTTCTGGTTATGCAATGGCAACGTATTCAATATCTGACAAATGGACTGTTTTAGGAGGTGTTAGAGTTACCAATACAATTACACAAGTTACAGGTAAAACAGTTGAAAATAATGTAGTTGTTGATGCCGAAAACACAAAAACATACACTTCAGTATTACCAATGTTACACGTTAAATATACGCCGGTTGAGAATTTAAACCTTCGTTTTGCTACAACAAGAACCTTTGCAAGACCAAACTTTGGAGACATTTCTCCAGCTGGATCTTTGAACACAATTGATGGCGAATATGCAGGAGGAAACCCAAATTTGAATCCAACTTATTCTTGGAACTTTGATTTATTGGGAGAATATTTCTTAGATGAAGTTGGTGTAATCAACGCCGGAGTTTTCTATAAATCGATTACAGATCCAATTTTTGACGACACGTATCAAGGTACAATAAACGGAATTCCTAATATCGAAATCAGTTCGCCTACAAACGGTGGTAACGCTTGGATTGGCGGAGTAGAATTTGGAATCACAAAAAGATTCAGCTTCTTGCCTGGATTCTTAAAATATTTTGGAACTCAGATCAATGCAACTTTCATGAATTCTGAAATGACTTTAGGACAAAACACCAATAATCCAAACGGAAGAAAAGTGTCAACTCCTTATCAGGCAAAAGAATTATACAACCTGCAATTGTTCTATGAAACGGGCAAACTTAACGTGAGAGCAGCATTCAACCATAAAGGGGCATACGCAATAAGTTTTGATGCAAATGCCAAGAATACAGATATGAATGACATTTATTACGGTAAATATAACTCACTTGATTTCTCGGCTTCTTATAAAGTAGGAGATCATTTTACAATCTTCAGTGATGTAAATAACGTTTTGAATGAGCCATTAATGTATCATTTTGGAGAAACACCAAACAGACCAAAACAGGTAGAATATTATGGTGCAAAATTTAATCTTGGTTTAAAATATAATTTATAG
- a CDS encoding SDR family NAD(P)-dependent oxidoreductase: MKTNNYQGTFQKAIGSGFNAKSTTNEVINGIDLTGKIAIVTGGNTGIGLETVKILAEAGARVIVPARDIEKAKKNLKDIPNVELEIMDLMNPDSIDAFAQKFLSSGRPLHLLINNAGIMWFPYRRDNRGIESQLATNYLAQFQLTARLWPALKKAKAARVISVSSQGHQFGSFDFDDPNFLHKEYETLQAYGQSKTACNLFALELDNRAKEFGVRSYSLHPGSINGTELAREASLDLFQKMGLCDADGNIRPEILANLKTIPQGAATTVWCATSPLLENNGGVYCEDVEIASIATDSSITPGVKLYSLDKDNAKRLWLVSEEMTRITFDVN, translated from the coding sequence ATGAAAACAAACAATTATCAGGGAACTTTCCAAAAAGCAATTGGTTCAGGATTTAATGCAAAATCAACCACAAACGAAGTTATCAACGGAATTGACCTTACGGGAAAAATTGCAATTGTAACAGGCGGTAATACCGGAATTGGTTTAGAAACCGTAAAAATTCTTGCCGAAGCCGGAGCAAGAGTAATCGTTCCTGCAAGAGATATTGAGAAAGCAAAGAAAAACTTAAAAGATATTCCAAATGTAGAATTGGAAATAATGGATTTAATGAATCCTGATTCTATAGATGCATTTGCCCAAAAATTTCTTTCGTCAGGAAGGCCTTTACATTTATTGATTAATAATGCCGGAATTATGTGGTTTCCATATCGTCGTGACAATCGCGGAATCGAATCGCAATTGGCTACGAATTATTTGGCACAATTTCAACTTACGGCAAGATTATGGCCAGCGCTTAAAAAAGCCAAAGCTGCGAGAGTAATAAGTGTATCATCGCAAGGACATCAATTTGGCTCTTTTGATTTTGATGATCCTAATTTTTTACACAAAGAATACGAAACTTTACAAGCTTACGGACAATCCAAAACGGCATGTAATTTATTTGCTCTCGAATTGGACAATCGCGCAAAAGAATTTGGTGTGAGATCTTATTCCCTGCATCCGGGATCTATCAATGGAACTGAACTTGCTAGAGAAGCTTCATTAGATTTATTTCAGAAAATGGGACTTTGCGATGCTGATGGAAATATTCGACCGGAAATTTTAGCAAATCTAAAAACGATTCCGCAAGGCGCTGCAACTACGGTTTGGTGCGCAACGAGTCCGCTTCTTGAAAATAATGGCGGTGTATATTGTGAAGATGTTGAAATTGCTTCAATTGCAACCGATTCTTCTATAACTCCCGGAGTAAAATTATATTCGCTTGACAAGGATAATGCCAAAAGATTATGGTTGGTAAGTGAAGAAATGACGAGAATAACTTTTGATGTTAACTAA
- a CDS encoding PQQ-dependent sugar dehydrogenase, with translation MRTINQITIVASVLMTLFSCANDKDKDIDSNPGTTTNPVEGNAANTTYKPAFEGQTRINGVQTNTPYQGVVLATSLTSPWGIKSLPDGRLLITEKGGTMRIATTAGVLSAPITGIPAVNAAGQGGLLGLTIDPEFTANRMVYWVFAEATTGGNNTAVAKGKLSADEKTIEGATVIYRAKPANASTLHYGGRILFDKSGFLVISTGERSVLETRPLAQSVTAGLGKVIRITKDGQPATGNPTFTQAGALPELYSYGHRNPQGLALNPVTNEIWLAEHGPRGGDEINRIKPGANYGWPTITYGIEYSGEKVGAGIQQQDGLEQPVYYWDPVVSPSGMIFYTGNRVPEWQNNLFIGALSGMHIVRLAIKNNKVIGEERLLASENQRFRDVTQGNDGALYAITDGGRLYKIDKK, from the coding sequence ATGAGAACTATTAACCAAATTACTATTGTTGCAAGCGTGCTAATGACCTTATTTAGCTGCGCAAATGACAAAGACAAAGATATCGATTCAAATCCTGGAACAACCACGAATCCTGTAGAAGGAAATGCTGCTAACACCACTTATAAACCTGCATTTGAAGGGCAAACGCGTATAAATGGAGTTCAAACCAATACACCTTATCAAGGAGTTGTTCTTGCTACAAGCTTAACAAGTCCTTGGGGAATAAAAAGTCTTCCGGATGGCAGATTATTAATTACCGAGAAAGGCGGAACGATGCGCATTGCAACTACAGCCGGAGTTTTGAGTGCTCCAATAACTGGTATTCCTGCTGTTAATGCTGCCGGACAAGGTGGTTTATTAGGATTAACTATTGATCCGGAATTTACTGCAAATCGCATGGTTTACTGGGTTTTTGCAGAAGCGACAACAGGCGGAAATAATACGGCTGTAGCCAAAGGAAAACTATCAGCTGACGAAAAAACAATCGAAGGAGCAACCGTAATTTACAGAGCTAAACCTGCCAACGCAAGTACGCTGCATTATGGCGGACGTATTCTTTTTGATAAATCAGGTTTTCTTGTAATAAGCACGGGAGAACGTTCTGTATTAGAAACCAGACCATTGGCACAATCAGTTACAGCAGGTTTGGGAAAAGTAATCAGAATAACAAAAGACGGGCAGCCTGCAACCGGAAATCCTACTTTTACGCAAGCCGGAGCTTTACCGGAATTGTATAGTTATGGTCATAGAAACCCACAAGGTTTAGCACTTAATCCCGTGACAAACGAAATCTGGTTGGCAGAGCACGGACCAAGAGGAGGAGATGAAATTAACCGCATAAAACCTGGTGCAAATTACGGATGGCCAACAATTACCTACGGAATAGAATATAGCGGAGAAAAAGTTGGTGCAGGAATTCAGCAACAAGATGGTTTAGAGCAACCGGTTTATTACTGGGATCCAGTGGTTTCGCCAAGCGGAATGATTTTTTACACCGGTAATCGCGTTCCTGAATGGCAAAATAATCTTTTCATAGGCGCTTTAAGCGGAATGCATATCGTGCGTCTTGCGATAAAAAACAATAAAGTGATTGGTGAAGAAAGACTTCTAGCTTCAGAAAATCAACGTTTTAGAGATGTAACACAAGGAAACGACGGAGCTTTATACGCCATTACAGACGGCGGAAGGCTGTACAAAATCGATAAAAAATAA
- a CDS encoding helix-turn-helix domain-containing protein: MEYEAKYITPDIKLSCYEDKFFKSDIMFDQHMLVWFISGETKIVQTDGIHIFKKGDIFLIPRNQLATIINYPKDGQPHKTVVMHLSTEKLKDFYANLDIKLKTNIQPKIYSYNNHPLLESCLVSLIPYFEMTTLPANIADLKITEAISILRSIDPEIDNILGNFEEPGKIDLVNFMERNFMFNMPLERLGYLTGRSLSTFNRDFKKYFDTTPQKWLTKKRLDLAHYQLSKNKKKTIDVCYEVGFENLSHFSYAFKKQFGYTATELISINNQINI, translated from the coding sequence ATGGAATACGAAGCAAAATATATAACGCCGGATATTAAGCTTTCTTGTTATGAAGATAAGTTTTTTAAATCGGATATAATGTTTGATCAGCATATGTTGGTTTGGTTTATTTCGGGCGAAACAAAGATTGTGCAAACTGATGGAATTCATATTTTTAAGAAAGGAGATATTTTTCTGATTCCTAGAAATCAACTTGCAACGATTATAAATTATCCAAAAGACGGACAACCTCATAAAACCGTTGTGATGCATTTGTCGACTGAAAAATTAAAAGATTTCTATGCAAATCTGGATATAAAATTAAAAACTAACATACAGCCAAAAATATATTCTTATAACAATCATCCGTTACTCGAAAGTTGTCTTGTGTCCTTGATTCCGTATTTTGAGATGACCACACTTCCTGCAAATATCGCCGACTTGAAAATAACGGAAGCAATAAGTATTCTAAGATCAATAGATCCTGAAATAGATAATATTCTGGGGAATTTTGAAGAACCTGGAAAAATTGATTTGGTTAATTTTATGGAACGTAATTTTATGTTCAACATGCCGCTGGAAAGACTTGGTTATCTTACCGGAAGAAGTTTGTCGACTTTTAATCGCGATTTTAAAAAGTATTTCGACACAACTCCGCAAAAATGGCTGACGAAAAAAAGGCTGGATCTTGCCCATTATCAGCTAAGCAAAAACAAGAAAAAAACAATTGATGTTTGTTATGAAGTTGGTTTTGAGAACTTATCGCATTTCTCTTATGCCTTTAAAAAACAATTTGGTTATACTGCTACAGAATTAATAAGCATCAATAACCAAATCAATATATAA